The proteins below come from a single Isoptericola dokdonensis DS-3 genomic window:
- a CDS encoding helix-turn-helix transcriptional regulator: MTIQYLARPQVAALVGVSADTLNRYRLPEPDAQIGDRQVGWLPETIERWDAVRGGRGWTLRQPSDPRYVSRDELAAAEAELRGPTAD, translated from the coding sequence ATGACCATCCAGTACCTCGCCCGCCCGCAGGTCGCCGCGCTCGTCGGCGTGTCTGCCGACACCCTGAACCGCTACCGGCTTCCCGAGCCGGACGCCCAGATCGGCGACCGCCAGGTCGGCTGGCTGCCCGAGACGATCGAGCGGTGGGACGCGGTGCGCGGCGGCCGCGGCTGGACGCTGCGCCAGCCGAGCGACCCGCGGTACGTCTCGCGCGACGAGCTCGCGGCCGCCGAGGCCGAGCTGCGCGGCCCGACGGCCGACTGA
- a CDS encoding N-acetylmuramoyl-L-alanine amidase — MATILPRSAWTSTKPGWWRTPPYVDAEGIACHWPASGKIGTSKSAVAAALRGWRHYHVYTRGWADIGYNYAVDQAGRIWELAGKRTAAHAASSANPDANAELYGVLFVVGQGEAVSAKAIAAFRSLRAELGSKLPVMGHQQVPGASTACPGPSVMAAVRSGALTASTSKPAKPSKPTTSSKSKRKPRQPATLRNKSRGYLRGLWQRILKADGYKIGSAGVDKVYGNDTAAATKRWQADRGLNPDGVVGPKTWTRALLSDDDGRLREGDRGPHVELLQYIVGVKRDRVFGPKTAVGTEAVQRYLGVDADSIPGPNTRDKLVALWT; from the coding sequence ATGGCCACGATCCTCCCCCGGTCCGCATGGACCAGCACCAAGCCCGGCTGGTGGCGCACGCCGCCCTACGTCGACGCTGAGGGCATCGCCTGCCACTGGCCGGCGAGCGGCAAGATCGGCACCAGCAAGAGCGCCGTCGCGGCCGCGCTGCGCGGCTGGCGGCACTACCACGTGTACACCCGCGGCTGGGCCGACATCGGCTACAACTACGCCGTCGACCAGGCCGGCCGCATCTGGGAGCTCGCCGGCAAGCGCACCGCGGCGCACGCCGCGTCCAGCGCGAACCCCGACGCCAACGCGGAGCTCTACGGCGTCCTGTTCGTCGTCGGGCAGGGCGAGGCCGTCAGCGCCAAGGCGATCGCCGCCTTCCGCTCGCTGCGCGCCGAGCTCGGCTCGAAGCTGCCCGTCATGGGCCACCAGCAGGTGCCCGGCGCGTCCACCGCGTGCCCTGGCCCGTCGGTCATGGCCGCGGTTCGCTCGGGGGCGCTGACGGCGTCGACGAGCAAGCCGGCCAAGCCCAGCAAGCCCACGACCTCGAGCAAGAGCAAGCGCAAGCCGCGGCAGCCGGCGACACTGCGGAACAAGAGCCGCGGATACCTGCGCGGCCTCTGGCAGCGCATCCTCAAGGCCGACGGCTACAAGATCGGCTCGGCCGGCGTCGACAAGGTGTACGGCAACGACACCGCGGCCGCGACCAAGCGGTGGCAGGCCGACCGGGGCCTGAACCCCGACGGCGTCGTCGGCCCGAAGACGTGGACCCGCGCGCTGCTCTCCGACGACGACGGCCGGCTGCGGGAGGGCGACCGCGGCCCGCACGTCGAGCTGCTGCAGTACATCGTCGGCGTGAAGCGCGATCGCGTCTTCGGCCCGAAGACGGCCGTGGGCACCGAGGCCGTGCAGCGGTACCTCGGCGTCGACGCGGACAGCATCCCCGGCCCCAACACGCGCGACAAGCTCGTCGCGCTCTGGACCTGA
- a CDS encoding fibronectin type III domain-containing protein, with amino-acid sequence MAISWGGWNGRLQVGIDVSQSPSSPSNGTTSVTLTIRYYVRTDGYNFADTQTLKLSGDVSGSVEFYNSLTGTNESKLVATRTRTVGLSYSSRASRTFKATLSGAFNGATPTKTRGYTAPYRPAAAPGKVGRPTASPLSTVVDVRWSTPASNGAAVDKYDVLVERPTGGDIDRRNSGTDNYHRMYGMSPGGDYTVRVRAHNSAGWGPWSDKRSFSTAPLPPGKVARPTISAITSSGCNVNYKAPASNGASIDKYEINLERASSSTDIGRWTDPNGSPFFGVDGLNRASDYVIQVRAHNSAGWGDWSDRAPFTTAATRPDKPARPTAPAEYVTTQTMRVYYENPNTGGDAITTWQVRLEDTSGTVLGTFDDGNGPPYYSGITGLQPGRTYRARVRMRNAVGWSDWSEPATFRMLSAVKVGDGTEWIDALLYIGNGTDWVLAEARTGTGTGWAS; translated from the coding sequence GTGGCGATCAGCTGGGGTGGCTGGAACGGCCGCCTGCAGGTCGGCATCGACGTATCGCAGAGCCCGTCGTCGCCGTCGAACGGCACGACCTCGGTGACGCTGACGATCCGCTACTACGTGCGGACCGACGGCTACAACTTCGCGGACACGCAGACGCTGAAGCTCAGCGGAGACGTCTCGGGCAGCGTCGAGTTCTACAACAGCCTGACGGGCACGAATGAGAGCAAGCTCGTCGCCACGAGGACGCGGACCGTCGGCCTGTCGTACAGCAGCCGGGCCAGCCGGACGTTCAAGGCGACGCTCTCCGGGGCGTTCAACGGGGCGACGCCGACCAAGACGCGCGGCTACACCGCGCCCTACCGTCCGGCCGCCGCGCCCGGCAAGGTCGGCCGGCCGACGGCGAGCCCGCTGAGCACGGTGGTGGACGTCCGCTGGTCTACGCCAGCGTCGAACGGCGCAGCGGTCGACAAGTACGACGTCCTCGTCGAGCGCCCCACCGGCGGCGACATCGACCGGCGGAACTCGGGGACCGACAACTACCACCGCATGTACGGGATGAGCCCGGGCGGCGACTACACCGTGCGCGTCCGAGCGCACAACAGCGCCGGCTGGGGGCCGTGGTCCGACAAGCGCTCCTTCTCGACCGCGCCGCTCCCGCCAGGCAAGGTCGCGCGACCGACCATCAGCGCCATCACGTCGAGCGGCTGCAACGTCAACTACAAGGCCCCGGCCTCCAACGGCGCGAGCATCGACAAGTACGAGATCAACCTCGAGCGTGCCAGCTCGTCCACGGACATCGGCCGCTGGACCGACCCGAACGGCTCGCCCTTCTTCGGAGTCGACGGCCTCAACCGGGCGTCCGACTACGTGATCCAGGTGCGCGCCCACAACTCCGCCGGATGGGGCGACTGGTCAGACCGTGCCCCGTTCACCACCGCGGCGACGAGGCCCGACAAGCCGGCTCGACCGACCGCGCCGGCCGAGTACGTGACGACGCAGACGATGCGCGTCTACTACGAGAACCCGAACACCGGCGGTGACGCGATCACCACCTGGCAGGTCCGGCTCGAGGACACGAGCGGGACCGTGCTGGGCACGTTCGACGACGGGAACGGCCCCCCGTACTACAGCGGCATCACTGGCCTCCAGCCCGGCCGGACCTACCGGGCGCGCGTCCGCATGCGGAACGCCGTGGGCTGGTCCGACTGGTCGGAGCCCGCGACGTTCCGCATGCTCTCGGCCGTCAAGGTCGGCGACGGCACCGAGTGGATCGACGCGCTGCTGTACATCGGCAACGGGACCGACTGGGTCCTCGCCGAGGCGCGCACCGGCACGGGCACGGGGTGGGCCTCGTGA
- a CDS encoding Gp37-like protein: MRSDELTVEVRDSSLRRVGILLPKDRLLRAKPAFNGAGEWSLEVPAEHPMAAELRKPGSGIIVTGPDDVWWSGPVTQPATEAGASDVRGMLKATGVTDSVVLVDAAAWPQPSNGDATTQTLAYDARTGAAETLMHAYVSANIGPDAPTSRRGRLASQLVMGTNLGRGTVIAKRARFANLADLLAEIAAVDGLGFRVVQRGDALVFEVTETTDRTAELRLDVRNGGLASQKVATTPPTVTRVYVAGQGEGADRTIRTRTSAEASAAENEWGRVVERFKDQRQTDDLDELDQAGDEDLADGGSTATNVAVVPADETGQTFGRHWDLGDRVTVVIEGQETTSTITSAPIVDVGKGLRIGMGLGDPAGFSRSAALTARVEDTEQRVSALERNTETPVDLTALLEQVRHAAPLASLRLTELGDAVDLNTVAQAGVYRQSLTAQAATGTNYPVPVAGLLEVFDQGNMTWQRYTVYGTAATTYVRARYTTTWSTWRELLAVADGVATAPRLRLTATEDASATSTGHALQIGTDGVENLRIDGNEVTAMNNGALATLYLNPDGGDVAIGNNTDSRIILNSAGNINLRNGSRLEGSSGGPNIGIRDGNDNAALIGEDSAGPRMWTSTTLVHGRTYTSNASMVVTSAGTFGRSTSLRAAKVEIEDAPSDWAEKIYALRPRTWLDRGTVEHYAELLDREEQGEVIDWSTEDCSQINQRIPGFVAEEVVEDAGLPEFGIYDNGGNLSGLAYDRLTAALVATVQHQRTQLDSQAQQISDLAAAVATLQNGAS; encoded by the coding sequence ATGCGCTCCGACGAGCTCACCGTCGAGGTCCGCGACTCCAGCCTGCGGCGCGTCGGGATCCTGCTCCCGAAGGACCGGCTCCTGCGAGCCAAGCCAGCCTTCAACGGGGCAGGGGAGTGGAGCCTCGAGGTGCCTGCCGAGCACCCCATGGCCGCCGAGCTCAGGAAGCCCGGCAGCGGCATCATCGTGACCGGACCGGACGACGTGTGGTGGTCTGGCCCGGTCACGCAGCCGGCCACTGAGGCAGGCGCGAGCGACGTCCGGGGCATGCTCAAGGCGACGGGCGTGACCGACAGCGTCGTGCTCGTCGACGCCGCGGCGTGGCCCCAGCCCAGCAACGGGGACGCCACGACCCAGACCCTCGCCTACGACGCGCGCACCGGCGCGGCCGAGACGCTCATGCACGCCTACGTCTCGGCGAACATCGGCCCGGACGCGCCGACGTCGCGGCGGGGCCGGCTCGCGTCTCAGCTCGTGATGGGCACGAACCTCGGGCGCGGCACCGTCATCGCCAAGCGGGCGCGGTTCGCCAACCTGGCTGACCTCCTCGCAGAGATCGCAGCCGTCGACGGCCTCGGCTTCCGGGTCGTGCAGCGGGGCGACGCGCTCGTCTTCGAGGTCACCGAGACCACCGACCGGACCGCCGAGCTGCGACTCGATGTCCGCAACGGAGGCCTCGCCTCCCAGAAGGTCGCCACGACCCCGCCGACGGTCACGCGCGTGTATGTCGCCGGGCAGGGCGAAGGCGCGGACCGCACCATCCGCACCCGGACATCGGCCGAAGCATCCGCCGCCGAGAACGAGTGGGGACGCGTCGTCGAGCGGTTCAAGGACCAGCGCCAGACCGACGACCTCGACGAGCTCGACCAGGCCGGCGACGAGGATCTCGCCGACGGCGGCAGCACCGCGACGAACGTGGCGGTCGTGCCGGCCGACGAGACCGGCCAGACCTTCGGCCGCCACTGGGACCTTGGCGACCGAGTCACGGTCGTGATCGAGGGGCAGGAGACGACCAGCACCATCACGAGCGCGCCGATCGTGGACGTCGGCAAGGGCCTGCGCATCGGCATGGGGCTGGGCGACCCGGCCGGCTTCTCGCGGTCGGCCGCGCTCACGGCTCGGGTCGAGGACACCGAGCAGCGCGTGAGTGCGCTCGAGCGCAACACGGAGACGCCGGTCGACCTGACCGCGCTTCTGGAGCAGGTGCGGCACGCTGCCCCGCTAGCCAGCCTCCGCCTTACTGAGCTCGGCGACGCAGTAGATCTCAACACGGTCGCGCAGGCCGGCGTCTACCGCCAGTCCCTCACCGCTCAGGCGGCCACGGGAACGAACTACCCGGTCCCCGTCGCGGGTCTCCTGGAAGTCTTCGACCAGGGGAACATGACCTGGCAGCGGTACACGGTGTACGGGACCGCGGCCACGACCTACGTGCGCGCCCGCTACACCACGACGTGGAGCACGTGGCGTGAGCTGCTCGCCGTCGCCGACGGGGTCGCTACCGCCCCCCGTCTCCGCCTCACCGCCACGGAAGACGCCAGCGCGACGTCCACCGGCCACGCCCTCCAAATTGGGACGGACGGCGTCGAGAACCTCCGGATCGACGGCAACGAAGTGACCGCCATGAACAACGGCGCGCTCGCAACCCTCTACCTCAACCCTGACGGCGGCGACGTCGCGATCGGCAACAACACCGACAGCCGGATCATCCTCAACAGCGCAGGGAACATCAACCTCCGCAACGGCTCTCGCCTGGAGGGATCCTCTGGCGGCCCGAACATCGGCATCCGCGACGGGAACGACAACGCCGCCTTGATCGGGGAGGACTCCGCCGGGCCGCGCATGTGGACCAGCACGACCCTCGTCCACGGCCGCACGTACACGTCGAACGCGAGCATGGTCGTCACCTCCGCGGGCACCTTCGGACGGTCGACCTCCCTCCGCGCAGCCAAGGTCGAGATCGAGGACGCGCCCAGCGACTGGGCCGAGAAGATCTACGCCCTTCGCCCACGGACCTGGCTCGATCGGGGCACCGTCGAGCACTACGCCGAGCTCCTCGACCGAGAGGAACAGGGCGAGGTCATCGACTGGTCGACGGAGGACTGCTCCCAGATCAACCAGCGCATCCCCGGCTTCGTCGCCGAGGAAGTCGTGGAGGACGCCGGGCTGCCCGAGTTCGGCATCTACGACAACGGCGGCAACCTCTCCGGCCTCGCATACGACCGGCTTACGGCGGCTCTCGTCGCGACGGTGCAGCACCAGCGCACGCAGCTCGACTCGCAGGCCCAGCAGATCAGCGACCTCGCCGCGGCGGTGGCCACGCTGCAGAACGGAGCATCATGA
- a CDS encoding phage tail domain-containing protein produces the protein MVTLALQLAGATDAITLTEYVPGGGDAFIARGFEGAGFPDIETHWFDAAGEGAVFRGARPLPRDFKLPLRVVGENREQVAETLSRIALLLDPRMAPPSLRVVEPTGDAWSTQVVRTGKADWAWGTDTNGRTYVKTTVPLRGSPFWTRERPSDFKIETGSGTARGLLTGPLSALRLTSGQAQGARTITVAGDAVAYPTITVTGPGDHLVATSPSGETISWDGSLVAGEKLIIDHSAGTVVDGTGANRYSELGTAPRFWALPPGKSTVSVALANASPGTIVGGKITRKNLVPTPSFEDGVGNWGCNGGTLTVGESFPMGGKVGSSYLQATSNGATATMYPWCEWPIDPAEGGWFAYRLWYAHDVTGNPRVRQVVYFYDEAGTLLTSPAAEWQTGANFYAGRLRTFSGQVPANAERMRIYLTMATSDGTNLPADRRLWLDQVHVEQAATQADAEAAVDRYFDGSTPNTGRFITEWTGPVHASASIERAAVNVDRTEILVQWRPRKWVMF, from the coding sequence ATGGTGACGCTCGCGCTGCAGCTCGCCGGCGCGACGGACGCGATCACCCTCACCGAGTACGTACCCGGTGGGGGTGACGCGTTCATCGCCCGCGGCTTCGAGGGAGCCGGCTTCCCCGACATCGAGACGCACTGGTTCGACGCGGCCGGCGAGGGTGCGGTTTTCCGCGGGGCGCGCCCGCTGCCCCGCGACTTCAAGCTCCCGCTGCGCGTCGTCGGCGAGAACCGCGAGCAGGTCGCCGAGACGCTCTCACGCATCGCCCTCCTGCTCGACCCGCGCATGGCCCCGCCATCGCTCCGCGTCGTCGAGCCCACCGGCGATGCCTGGTCGACGCAGGTCGTGCGGACGGGCAAGGCGGACTGGGCATGGGGCACCGACACGAACGGCCGCACGTACGTGAAGACCACGGTGCCGCTGCGGGGGAGCCCGTTCTGGACGCGTGAGCGCCCGTCGGACTTCAAGATCGAGACCGGCAGCGGCACCGCCCGCGGGCTGCTCACAGGACCGCTCTCAGCGCTCCGCCTCACCAGCGGGCAGGCGCAAGGCGCGAGGACGATCACCGTGGCCGGCGACGCCGTGGCGTACCCGACGATCACGGTGACAGGGCCTGGAGACCACCTCGTCGCCACGTCGCCGTCGGGCGAGACCATCTCGTGGGACGGCTCCCTCGTCGCCGGCGAGAAGCTGATCATCGACCACAGCGCCGGCACCGTCGTCGACGGCACCGGCGCGAACCGGTACAGCGAGCTCGGGACGGCACCCAGGTTCTGGGCGCTGCCGCCCGGCAAGTCGACAGTGTCGGTCGCGCTGGCCAACGCCAGCCCCGGCACGATCGTCGGCGGCAAGATCACGAGGAAGAACCTCGTGCCGACGCCGTCGTTCGAGGACGGCGTCGGCAACTGGGGCTGCAACGGCGGCACGCTCACCGTCGGAGAGTCGTTCCCGATGGGCGGCAAGGTCGGCAGCTCGTACCTCCAAGCGACCTCCAACGGCGCGACGGCCACGATGTACCCCTGGTGCGAGTGGCCGATCGACCCGGCGGAGGGCGGCTGGTTCGCGTACCGCCTCTGGTACGCGCACGACGTCACGGGCAACCCGAGGGTCCGCCAGGTCGTCTACTTCTACGACGAGGCCGGCACGCTGCTGACGTCGCCCGCGGCCGAGTGGCAGACCGGGGCCAACTTCTACGCCGGCCGCCTCCGCACCTTCTCGGGGCAGGTCCCGGCGAACGCCGAGCGCATGAGGATCTACCTCACGATGGCGACCAGCGACGGCACGAACCTGCCCGCCGACCGGCGGCTCTGGCTCGACCAGGTCCACGTCGAGCAGGCAGCGACCCAGGCCGACGCGGAGGCAGCCGTCGATCGGTACTTCGACGGGTCGACACCCAACACCGGCCGGTTCATCACCGAGTGGACGGGACCCGTGCACGCGTCCGCCTCGATCGAGCGGGCGGCGGTGAACGTCGACCGCACCGAGATCCTCGTCCAGTGGCGGCCCAGGAAGTGGGTGATGTTCTGA
- a CDS encoding phage tail tape measure protein gives MAGDAVWLDVLPDMGAFSKDLIKGSAKAAAEAGTKSGKTWTDGFKGAASDGGTSHVVAQLEDASKRTKRVVNDQVAVVSKARASERDATAKVTLAEQALIDAREKYGDGSARAVAAEQRLEGARDRQRAASVKLASSEDQLKAASNEHREVTKQLADATDKGGREANTASGKWDSLKASVNKGREKFDQAASSAGGIVAQLGLMAAGAATVSEAWSQNINLEAGTDKVAAALHLTSEQSAVAGQVAGSLYSGAWGESLEDVNGAVESVMSSIEGMADASPAELEKVTAGALDIAKAFDLDVDEAARNAGILMKTGLAADATEAFDLIVGSMQEVPKSLRGEMTDATQEYSAFFSQLGFDGATTMGVLRSALENGQFGIDKMGDSLKEFSIRSTDMSKSTTDAYETIGVDADKMTERILAGGDQAQGAFADIIHGLQGVKDPSDQAAAAIALFGTPLEDIGTGKIPDFLGALDPAGDAFDDFTGRAAEMGETLNDNTATGFTELKRSFVATVSDGLEPFMEPAKQVLDWANSVPGLLPAIATGLGVVTAAWGGYTVAQWAANAAILANPITWIITAVIAAAVLIIANWDTIKAAVKTGWDWLVEKVFRPIGNWLGDVGDWFGDMGVVIGIAWDGVQSGLKSGWDWINEKVFSPVKQGASWVGDRFEDAGEAIGDAWDGMTGALEDGWLWLNEHVFAPVKQGATWVGDRFEDAGGAIGDAWDGMTDALRTGWLWLNEHVFAPVKKGAGLVGDAFDAVPGVVNKAWSKIKEYAAKPVNFVIETVYMDGVRATWNKVADAVGLDLKLPAMSPVRFATGGVLPGYTPGRDVHSFVSPTGGRLELSGGEAIMRPEWTRAVGGPAAIARMNADARSGRFADGGVWGWAGDAWNAVSGAAQAAWDWAGNAAQSVGRFLSDPAGAIKEMITGPMNALLRNIGGGSLGQIVTAIPGMVVDTLSGRSEDFAKTALPPAGSGSPGMGWQAMVSLLREAFPGIGISSTYRPGAITATGVPSFHGLGRAVDIAPPRWDVFNWLSDNFPNSAELIYTPAGGRQIRNGQRTSAFAPITQSMHHNHIHWAMANGGVLPSPLLFDEGGWLPPGRSIIENRTGRPEPLARLDVERARAGQGLASMPGVLEVRDVDGALIGRMRVEAGRVFEGDVEPIEEGLATW, from the coding sequence ATGGCGGGCGACGCCGTCTGGCTCGATGTGCTCCCCGACATGGGGGCCTTCTCGAAGGACCTGATCAAGGGATCGGCCAAGGCCGCTGCCGAAGCCGGCACGAAGAGCGGCAAGACCTGGACCGACGGCTTCAAGGGGGCGGCATCCGACGGCGGTACGTCGCACGTCGTCGCCCAGCTCGAGGATGCGTCCAAGCGCACCAAGCGGGTCGTCAACGACCAGGTCGCGGTCGTCTCGAAGGCGCGAGCCTCCGAGCGCGACGCGACTGCGAAGGTCACGCTCGCCGAGCAGGCCCTCATCGACGCCCGCGAGAAGTACGGCGACGGCTCCGCGCGCGCCGTCGCCGCCGAGCAGCGCCTCGAGGGAGCGCGCGACCGGCAGCGGGCCGCCTCCGTGAAGCTCGCCTCGAGCGAAGACCAGCTCAAGGCCGCATCGAACGAGCACCGCGAGGTCACTAAGCAACTCGCCGACGCCACAGACAAGGGCGGCCGCGAGGCGAACACCGCCTCGGGGAAGTGGGACTCGCTCAAGGCGTCCGTGAACAAGGGCCGCGAGAAGTTCGACCAGGCGGCGAGCAGCGCCGGCGGCATCGTCGCGCAGCTCGGCCTCATGGCCGCCGGTGCCGCCACCGTGAGCGAGGCGTGGTCCCAGAACATCAACCTCGAGGCCGGCACCGACAAGGTCGCCGCCGCGCTCCACCTCACGAGCGAGCAGTCGGCCGTCGCCGGCCAGGTCGCCGGCAGCCTGTACAGCGGCGCGTGGGGAGAGTCCCTCGAGGACGTCAACGGGGCCGTCGAGTCCGTCATGAGCTCCATCGAGGGCATGGCGGACGCGAGCCCCGCCGAGCTCGAGAAGGTCACCGCCGGGGCGCTCGACATCGCAAAGGCCTTTGACCTCGACGTCGACGAAGCCGCGCGCAACGCCGGCATCCTCATGAAGACCGGCCTCGCAGCCGACGCCACCGAGGCGTTCGACCTCATCGTCGGCTCGATGCAGGAGGTGCCGAAGTCCCTGCGCGGCGAGATGACCGACGCCACCCAGGAGTACTCGGCGTTCTTCTCCCAGCTCGGCTTCGACGGCGCGACCACGATGGGCGTGCTGCGCTCCGCTCTTGAGAACGGCCAGTTCGGCATCGACAAGATGGGCGACAGCCTCAAAGAGTTCTCGATCCGGTCGACGGACATGTCCAAGTCGACGACGGACGCGTACGAGACCATCGGCGTCGACGCCGACAAGATGACCGAGCGCATCCTGGCCGGGGGAGACCAGGCACAGGGCGCGTTCGCCGACATCATCCACGGCCTGCAGGGCGTGAAGGACCCGAGCGACCAGGCTGCCGCGGCGATCGCGCTGTTCGGCACCCCGCTCGAGGACATCGGCACCGGCAAAATCCCAGACTTCCTCGGCGCGCTTGACCCCGCCGGCGACGCGTTCGACGACTTCACGGGCCGTGCCGCCGAGATGGGCGAGACGCTCAACGACAACACGGCAACTGGCTTCACCGAGCTCAAGCGGTCGTTCGTCGCGACCGTCTCCGACGGACTCGAGCCGTTCATGGAGCCGGCGAAGCAGGTCCTCGACTGGGCCAACAGCGTGCCCGGCCTGCTGCCGGCGATCGCGACCGGCCTCGGCGTGGTGACCGCCGCGTGGGGCGGGTACACGGTCGCGCAGTGGGCCGCGAACGCCGCGATTCTCGCGAACCCGATCACCTGGATCATCACCGCGGTCATCGCGGCGGCGGTCCTGATCATCGCCAACTGGGACACGATCAAGGCGGCCGTCAAGACGGGCTGGGACTGGCTGGTCGAGAAGGTCTTTCGACCCATCGGCAACTGGCTCGGCGACGTCGGCGACTGGTTCGGCGACATGGGCGTCGTCATCGGCATCGCGTGGGACGGCGTCCAGAGCGGCCTGAAGTCCGGCTGGGACTGGATCAACGAGAAGGTCTTCTCGCCGGTCAAGCAGGGGGCCTCGTGGGTGGGCGACCGGTTCGAGGACGCCGGCGAGGCGATCGGCGACGCGTGGGACGGCATGACCGGCGCGCTCGAGGACGGCTGGCTCTGGCTGAACGAGCACGTCTTCGCGCCGGTGAAGCAAGGCGCGACCTGGGTCGGCGACCGCTTCGAGGACGCCGGCGGGGCGATCGGCGACGCGTGGGACGGCATGACCGACGCGCTCCGGACCGGCTGGCTCTGGCTGAACGAGCACGTCTTCGCGCCGGTGAAGAAGGGAGCCGGCCTGGTCGGCGACGCCTTCGACGCCGTGCCGGGCGTCGTCAACAAGGCGTGGTCGAAGATCAAGGAGTACGCCGCCAAGCCGGTCAACTTCGTGATCGAGACCGTCTACATGGACGGCGTCCGGGCGACCTGGAACAAGGTCGCTGACGCCGTCGGCCTCGACCTCAAGCTGCCCGCGATGAGCCCCGTCAGGTTCGCAACCGGCGGCGTCCTGCCCGGCTATACCCCGGGCAGGGACGTCCACAGCTTCGTGTCGCCCACGGGCGGCCGGCTGGAGCTCTCCGGCGGCGAGGCCATCATGCGGCCCGAGTGGACGCGGGCCGTCGGCGGCCCGGCCGCCATCGCCCGCATGAACGCCGACGCACGCTCCGGACGGTTCGCCGACGGCGGCGTGTGGGGCTGGGCCGGCGACGCGTGGAACGCCGTCTCCGGAGCCGCCCAGGCGGCCTGGGACTGGGCGGGCAACGCCGCCCAGTCGGTCGGCCGGTTCCTCTCCGACCCCGCCGGCGCGATCAAGGAGATGATCACCGGCCCGATGAACGCGCTCCTGCGCAACATCGGGGGCGGCTCGCTCGGCCAGATCGTCACGGCGATCCCCGGGATGGTCGTCGACACGCTGAGCGGCCGCAGCGAGGACTTCGCCAAGACCGCGCTCCCGCCCGCCGGCAGCGGGAGCCCCGGCATGGGCTGGCAGGCCATGGTCTCCCTGCTACGCGAGGCGTTCCCCGGCATCGGGATCTCGTCGACGTACCGGCCTGGAGCCATTACGGCCACCGGCGTGCCGAGCTTCCACGGCCTGGGACGCGCGGTAGACATCGCACCGCCCCGCTGGGACGTCTTCAACTGGCTGTCCGACAACTTCCCGAACAGCGCCGAGCTGATCTACACGCCGGCCGGCGGCCGGCAGATCCGCAACGGGCAGCGCACGTCGGCCTTCGCGCCCATCACCCAGTCGATGCACCACAACCACATCCACTGGGCGATGGCGAACGGCGGCGTCCTGCCCTCGCCGCTCCTCTTCGACGAGGGCGGCTGGCTCCCGCCGGGCCGCTCGATCATCGAGAACCGGACCGGCCGCCCGGAACCGCTCGCACGCCTCGACGTCGAGCGGGCACGGGCAGGGCAGGGCCTGGCCAGCATGCCCGGGGTCCTCGAGGTCCGCGACGTCGACGGGGCGCTCATCGGCCGGATGCGCGTCGAGGCCGGGCGCGTCTTCGAGGGCGACGTCGAACCGATCGAGGAAGGACTGGCTACATGGTGA